The sequence below is a genomic window from Pseudobdellovibrionaceae bacterium.
CGATAGTTAAGTTAGAAGAAGAGAGAGAAATTGCTCAAAATTCACTGACACGTTTTAAAGAACTACATAAATTGAACATAACAAAAATAAAGTCTGGAATTATCAGTAAGTCCGAGTTCTTAACTTCTGAAGTTGAAATTACAAGTCGAGAGAAAATCTTAAAAGATTTAGAGTCTAGGATAAGAATTGAGAAATTAACTCTAGAAAGTGCTTTAGAACTGAAATCTTCTGTTGTGATTGAGCATGACAAAATGAATGCTTCTAGTTCAATTCTAAGCAGCAAAAGTAGTTCTGCTCTAAATTTAGTAGAGTCTGGTCTTACCTATAAACAAATGCAAAGTAATAGTGAGCTTTTTGATGAATTGGTTTCAATTGAAAACGAAAAAACAAAATCAAATGTTGATTTTTTTGTATCTTTAAAGAGTTTTGGACGTGGTGATAATTTAAGCAACTCAATTAGTGAAAACACTCAAGATAAATACGAGGTATTTGCTGGTGTGACTTGGGATCTTGACGTAGGAACTAAGAAAAATGATTCTGCTATAGCAGCAGCGATGAGTCGAAAAAGACAAGCAGACTACAGGAGAAATAAGACCAAGCTTCAACTTATAAAGAGCGTAGAGTCGCTAAAAGAAAAAGTAAAATCTAATAAAGAGCAGATTGTATTTCTTGAAAAGATGAAAGAGCAACAGTTCAATATTTTGAAAGCTGAAAAGAAGAGGTTTGAAAATGGTAGAATTACAACATTAGACTTTGTAAAACTACAAGAGGCTTATGATAGAAGCTCATTGCAAGTTATAGCACTTAACTTTTCAAATGAAATAACCGCTCTTAATTTATATTTTACGGTTGGAAAGACGGATGAATATTTACGGTCATATATGGAGTAAAAAAATGAAAGAATTACCAGAAAATGTAAATGTATATAAACGCACTCCTGATTTTAATCAAGAAACCATCCCTGCTGGATTATTGAAGGCCCATACAACAAAAGAAGGAACTTGGGGAAAAATTTGTGTCTCCAATGGGAAATTACTATACACAATCGAGAAAGAACCACAGGAGACAATAGAACTAATGCCCGGGAAAATTGGAGTTGTGGAGCCACAAGTTCCACATCATGTAGAACCATTGGGGGATGTTGAGTTTCATGTGGAGTTTTTAAAATGAGCGATAGAAATAAGAAAGTCATTGCCTTTACTTTGGGCTTGCTCGCAATTGGCTTTGGAGTAATGACGATAAAATCTGGAGGATTTGCTCTCTTTGGTGGAGTTGAAGGAAAGGATTTTGCTGGAAGGTATGTTCCATTTGTACTTTGGTTTAATTTCATTGCTGGTTTTTTCTATGTCATATCAGGGATTGGCATTATTCTAAAGACCAAATGGGCCCTAAAATCATCCATCATTCTGGCAGCTTTGACACTGCTAGTATTTTTGGCTTTTGGAATACATATTTTTTTAGGAAATCCCTATGAGACGAGAACCATTGGAGCAATGTCCATTCGAACCATTTTTTGGATATTCATTTCCGTCTCTTTAATGAAAATTGGATCAAATAATAAGCAGGAAATTTCTCTTTAATTTTATTTGAGTTATTTTTTATCAAGGCAGAACTAAACTGCTGAAGCGCCGGCAACCCCCGATCCAACTTCTTAATGGTTTCAACCTTGAATTCTTTGATCAGACTTGGGGCCATATAGCTGCCTGAAACCAGTAAAATAATGGCTGCTACTATTTCTGCTACTGCTTTCATTTTTCTTCCTCCTGTTGGCGGCGAACAATGGTAGTCACTACGGACTTGTCCCATTGCCCACCTTTTTTACTTTTAATTTTTTTATCGTTTAAGTGCTTAGCGATTTGACGAAATGATTGGTCCTCTTCATGAAGCTTCATGATCAGCTTTATGACTTGCTGCTCCTTTGGGCTTGAAACGATCTGGCCCTTTACCAACATTTCCCCATACTTCACTCGAAGCATTTGGGTGCCTTGATCCTTATTCAAGCCGTGAAGTTTGATGGCATCCAAGACAGAGGTTTTGGGCCAAGCTGAGTCAGTTACGACTACAATCTGCCTCATAGAGAGACCTAAATCGAGGTAAAGCTTCTTGAGTATTCCGTAATTTTCCGCTGGCGTATTGAAAAAATGTGTAATAAAAACAGAGATATAACTAAGATTGGGAAGCGGTTCGTTTAGCGTTGCGGTTGCCCGACCAATTTTAACAACAAAGCGTAAAACCACTCCTTCATCCCCAAATTTGACCTTCTGCGGACGGGAGGCTCTTGCACTGCGGACGGCGCGCTTCAAAAATCAGTCCGATCATGAATGCAGAGTGGACTTCAAAATTTAGGTTACAGCTCTTAGTCTGCCTTAATGGCTGGTGAGATTTCACCGATAAGTATAAATATGAAAACTTTTTTATTCTTACTTTGTATCTCTTTAGCTGCATGTGCGTCCAGTCCCCCATTACACTGCCGTAAACGAGTCAGGAAAACCGCCGAAGCGAAGTATAGCGAAAGAGGGTTTTTCAATCGAAAGGCCGCCAGCTTTTTTGGAAACCTGCGGGAACGGCACTTAGGAGCTATCATCAATGTGAAAGAGCCAAAATTTGTCATGTCATAGATCAATTTAAGTCTCTGAGTGGCGATTCTGGGCGTTTGGTGCCGTTTAAGCATGGCTGCACATCTCAAAAGTATGTGAGTGATTTTGATCGGGCATTGTCTGAATTTTCTAGATAAATAAAAATATAATTAAAATTTCATATTAAAAGGCCTTACTGTTTCTTAGTATGTGATGCTCACGCATTTAACAGAAACATCCTCTTTATCCAATGCGGACCCTGCACAAAGAAATTTTGTGGGGGATTGAGCCCCAGATACCGAACTAGGCTGCCTTCTTCGGTAAAGCTTTAAAAAATTTTACGCATGTTGTTCAATATAGTTTC
It includes:
- a CDS encoding DUF1971 domain-containing protein; amino-acid sequence: MKELPENVNVYKRTPDFNQETIPAGLLKAHTTKEGTWGKICVSNGKLLYTIEKEPQETIELMPGKIGVVEPQVPHHVEPLGDVEFHVEFLK
- a CDS encoding recombinase family protein; this translates as MKRAVRSARASRPQKVKFGDEGVVLRFVVKIGRATATLNEPLPNLSYISVFITHFFNTPAENYGILKKLYLDLGLSMRQIVVVTDSAWPKTSVLDAIKLHGLNKDQGTQMLRVKYGEMLVKGQIVSSPKEQQVIKLIMKLHEEDQSFRQIAKHLNDKKIKSKKGGQWDKSVVTTIVRRQQEEEK